One window from the genome of Scatophagus argus isolate fScaArg1 chromosome 13, fScaArg1.pri, whole genome shotgun sequence encodes:
- the gng12a gene encoding guanine nucleotide-binding protein G(I)/G(S)/G(O) subunit gamma-12a, protein MSSKAHSSNNIAHARRTVQQLRIEASIERIKVSKASADLMNYCSENARNDPLLMGIPASDNPFKDKKPCTIL, encoded by the exons ATGTCTTCGAAGGCTCACAGTTCCAATAATATCGCCCATGCCCGACGGACGGTGCAGCAGCTGAGAATAGAGGCGAGCATTGAGCGGATAAAG GTATCCAAGGCCTCTGCAGACCTTATGAACTACTGCAGTGAAAACGCCAGAAACGACCCTCTCCTTATGGGTATCCCCGCTTCAGACAATCCCTTCAAGGACAAAAAACCCTGCACTATATTGTAG